The sequence GCAACCACCGCCGAGCGATACGCCTGATCCAACCAGTCAGGGTCCGCTTTTTTTTTACATCGCCTTCAGGTATCGGAGCATCACCAAAGTACGCAAACTTCAAAGCCTCCTGAACATCGTTGGCAAAGGGTATCAGAGGAGGCGATAACTCCATGATCTTTTCCGGGGTCATCTCTTGGTGCTTCTCCCTCATTCCAGCGGACCCGACAAAGGCCACGGTTTCCGGCTCAAAGAGATTCGGATTGTCGCCGTACTTCTCCGCTACTTCTGCAAGAGCGGCCCAGGTGTAGCGGAGGGAGTAGGGCCTACCGTCAATTTTCGTAATCTTCAGACCGGTTATCATGAGAGTGTCAATGCTCCTACCCGGTGGATCGTGATCGAACCGCTTACCTTGTCATCGCCACTACCGGAATCAGAGATACCGACAATGTACCCGGTGAAGGTGTGAACTGCGTCATCCGAGTAGGTGAGCTTGAAGGTTTTAAGAGTCTTTGCGGCCCTCGCCGTTTCCACGGCCAGCAGTCCCGTGTCATCCGAGGTCCAGTTGACCGAGAAGGTCATCGCGCTACCGCGGGGAATCCCCGGCTTCTCTTCGGCCCTTGTTGATCCCAAAGCGGTATAGTCAATCATATTGTGGGTGTCGCCAGGAAGGTCCCAGTCGGTGATCGAACATATCTCGGTATAAGACTGCGGGGTCATCGTTGCGCTGTCGGTGTTGTCGGTAATAGTGAGAGCACTGGCATCAAGATCAATCGCAAACGTATTCGTTGTTACATGCGAGACCACATAGGTATTCCCGTTGATGTCCGCCGCATCATCCCCGGCGAAGCTTGCAGCCGCGACAACATCACC is a genomic window of Dehalococcoidales bacterium containing:
- a CDS encoding phage tail tube protein; its protein translation is MAVDMLESQGTKLEMNTGTGGAITITEISLTNPMILTAAAHGLSNGDVVAAASFAGDDAADINGNTYVVSHVTTNTFAIDLDASALTITDNTDSATMTPQSYTEICSITDWDLPGDTHNMIDYTALGSTRAEEKPGIPRGSAMTFSVNWTSDDTGLLAVETARAAKTLKTFKLTYSDDAVHTFTGYIVGISDSGSGDDKVSGSITIHRVGALTLS